In Vibrio gangliei, a single window of DNA contains:
- the metF gene encoding methylenetetrahydrofolate reductase, whose translation MSYSHAGHIDALNHNVADLAGKINVSFEFFPPSSEKMEETLWNSIHRLKTLQPKFVSVTYGANSGERDRTHSIIKEIKDQTGLIAAPHLTCIDASREELKEIAQDYWNNGIRDIVALRGDLPPGGGKPDMYASDLVELLKSVADFDISVAAYPEVHPEAKNAQADLINLKRKVDAGANRAITQFFFDVESYLRFRDRCVTAGIDVEIIPGILPVSNYKQAKRFADMTNVRIPSWMAKQYEGLDDDPVTRQMVGASQAIDMVRTLSREGVKDFHFYTLNRSEMTYALCHTLGVRPR comes from the coding sequence ATGAGTTATTCACATGCAGGGCATATTGATGCGCTAAATCACAACGTGGCTGATTTAGCAGGTAAAATCAACGTATCGTTTGAATTCTTCCCACCTAGCAGTGAGAAGATGGAAGAAACCTTGTGGAACTCAATTCATCGCTTAAAGACACTTCAGCCTAAATTTGTTTCCGTGACGTACGGTGCCAACTCTGGTGAACGTGATCGTACCCACTCGATTATCAAAGAAATCAAAGATCAAACTGGTCTAATCGCAGCTCCACACCTTACTTGTATTGATGCTTCTCGTGAAGAATTAAAAGAAATCGCACAAGATTACTGGAACAACGGTATTCGCGATATCGTAGCGTTGCGTGGTGATCTACCACCAGGTGGCGGCAAGCCGGATATGTACGCATCAGATTTGGTTGAGTTGCTAAAAAGCGTGGCAGATTTTGACATTTCTGTGGCGGCTTATCCTGAAGTGCATCCAGAAGCGAAAAATGCGCAAGCTGATCTGATTAACCTGAAACGTAAAGTAGACGCCGGTGCCAACCGTGCGATTACCCAGTTCTTTTTTGATGTTGAAAGCTACCTGCGTTTTCGAGATCGCTGCGTAACAGCGGGCATTGATGTGGAAATTATTCCTGGCATTTTACCGGTTTCTAACTACAAGCAAGCGAAGCGTTTTGCTGATATGACCAACGTACGTATTCCAAGTTGGATGGCAAAACAATATGAAGGTTTGGATGACGATCCTGTGACGCGTCAAATGGTCGGAGCAAGCCAAGCGATTGATATGGTGCGCACATTAAGCCGTGAAGGGGTGAAGGATTTCCACTTCTATACGCTTAACCGTTCTGAAATGACTTACGCACTTTGCCATACTTTGGGTGTGCGTCCGCGTTAA